One window of Cicer arietinum cultivar CDC Frontier isolate Library 1 unplaced genomic scaffold, Cicar.CDCFrontier_v2.0 Ca_scaffold_5261_v2.0, whole genome shotgun sequence genomic DNA carries:
- the LOC101494065 gene encoding sugar transport protein 1-like: protein MYGVDRWGRRTLFLVGGVQMIISQIVVAAAIWAKFGTDGSPGDLPQWYAILVVFFLCIYIAGFAWSWGPLGWLVPSEIFPSEIRSAGQSVTVSCNMFFTFVVAQCFLTMLCHMKFGLFIFFAAFVVAMTIFVYFMLPETKGISIDEMGSVWRSHSYWSRFVEHNDDNDVEMDQQIPPVHTH from the exons ATGTATGGTGTTGATAGGTGGGGGAGGAGAACGCTTTTCCTTGTAGGTGGAGTGCAGATGATAATAAGCCAG ATTGTAGTTGCAGCTGCAATTTGGGCGAAATTTGGAACTGATGGTAGTCCGGGTGATTTACCACAGTGGTATGCCATTCTAGTTGTGTTCTTTTTATGCATTTATATAGCTGGTTTTGCTTGGTCATGGGGTCCACTTGGATGGTTGGTGCCGAGTGAGATATTCCCATCGGAGATTCGCTCAGCTGGTCAAAGTGTCACGGTGTCGTGCAATATGTTTTTCACATTCGTTGTGGCACAATGTTTCTTGACCATGCTCTGCCATATGAAGTTTGGATTGTTCATATTCTTTGCTGCCTTTGTTGTGGCTATGACAATCTTTGTATACTTCATGCTGCCAGAAACTAAAGGAATTTCTATTGATGAGATGGGCAGTGTTTGGAGATCTCACTCTTATTGGTCTAGATTTGTAGAacataatgatgataatgatgttgaGATGGACCAGCAAATACCACCAGTTCATACTCATTAG